In Entelurus aequoreus isolate RoL-2023_Sb linkage group LG02, RoL_Eaeq_v1.1, whole genome shotgun sequence, one genomic interval encodes:
- the LOC133629841 gene encoding small ribosomal subunit protein uS11m-like, translating to MFKLTCVFVNSLGSVCRHVAAPLAANRAALRTLCSSAVRLQETARSSKYSTEDSKEFSHVPPLPGQDSPLRWAGKKFEELPIVHIKATYNNVQIQLTDCDGQYMVRTSCGMEGFKNRKKATPVAAQTTGMSAASKANAKGVTFVRVVVKGLGPGRLSAIQGLTMGGLEVVSITDDTPVPHNGCRPRKARRV from the exons GCCGTCACGTCGCTGCCCCTCTCGCCGCCAACCGAGCCGCTTT gAGGACGTTATGTAGCAGCGCTGTCAGACTACAAGAGACAGCACGGTCCAGCAAATACTCCACAGAAGACTCCAAAGAATTTAG CCACGTCCCTCcgctgcctggccaggacagtccgCTCAGGTGGGCAGGGAAGAAGTTTGAGGAGTTACCCATCGTGCACATCAAAGCCACGTACAACAA TGTACAGATCCAGCTGACGGACTGCGACGGACAGTACATGGTGAGGACTTCCTGCGGGATGGAAGGTTTCAAGAACCGAAAGAAGGCCACGCCGGTCGCCGCTCAGACCACCGGCATGTCCGCCGCATCG AAAGCCAACGCAAAGGGAGTGACGTTTGTGCGCGTGGTGGTCAAAGGTCTCGGCCCGGGACGTCTG TCGGCCATCCAAGGTTTGACCATGGGCGGCCTGGAGGTGGTCTCCATCACCGACGACACCCCCGTGCCGCACAATGGCTGCCGACCTCGCAAAGCCAGGAgggtatga